From Vidua macroura isolate BioBank_ID:100142 chromosome 5, ASM2450914v1, whole genome shotgun sequence, the proteins below share one genomic window:
- the IQUB gene encoding IQ and ubiquitin-like domain-containing protein, whose translation MEDASDGFEVATSEGSGAEQSPASSQGKAVGEAGDPAEKPLLPEPAGTAQSEEGWDQQSPSQNSVLPDNIANGTETASMIEDNETLGKTNSDETVQSENQERFPGEVIQKDYHMPDVITVRIQTGSNSFQEVAVKVERPTYNKPFLGGFRNMSTGVEFHNAGSQTKPKKRPDKGIQLFCRETQTVVEKNTQQQTRNTTSTQMTKIGLYVSNMTDKLITPGKYFTAEEYHKRRLEAVIVLQKYFRRWHAVNLVQNLKEQKRSRLAREAQEELQKKREKEEKLRREYEKKLNPKTKEDFELLYHDLELWMQEETERINRTLTGAKRKAALCALLEEETQLIACIGMHKLNANVENQQKAILHFLVKCAQPRRWKAFDGKITEMDTQNSLRGKELLEIYRSINTRGIPKDERTSVLLTLKWTVKEHECKLTQEIVALIDREIDLMSREVKECNLEGLRKRICTLFLQYIKIPEFNPQVAGLIKVPQDPLKLYKNVYFCHSCEKYLAPTEFPIPANSHTIGRCRSCYQLDNEARQREAYFKYRLILENLRKSEVDYQDDSKIVFLVQLPDMQYLIENIWNCQSALSACSDLYDLVMVRWDKQHEWSPWNTILLTKEEADAHLKLCNLQKTYEAPFIYRIEQKHIRAKNYFAQIPVMSSFLHRSSNQSNANSCKKNIVL comes from the exons ACCAGATAATATAGCAAATGGGACAGAGACAG caagCATGATTGAGGATAATGAAACACTTGGGAAGACTAATTCTGATGAAACCGTCCAGTCTGAGAATCAGGAACGTTTCCCTGGAGAAGTCATTCAAAAGGATTACCACATGCCTGATGTCATAACTGTCAGAATACAAACTG GTTCGAATTCATTTCAAGAAGTAGCTGTAAAAGTTGAAAGACCTACCTATAATAAACCTTTTCTGGGTGGATTTAGGAACATGTCAACAGGAGTGGAATTTCATAATGCAGGatcacaaacaaaacccaaaaaacgaCCTGACAAAGGAATTCAGTTATTTTGTAGAGAAACACAG acggttgtggaaaaaaatacacaacaaCAAACAAGAAATACAACATCGACACAGATGACTAAAATTGGCCTTTATGTATCAAACATGACTGACAAGCTAATAACTCCTGGGAAGTATTTTACAGCGGAGGAATACCATAAACGTAGACTTGAAGCA GTAATAgtattacagaaatatttccgTCGTTGGCATGCAGTAAATTTAGTACAAAATCTGAAGGAACAAAAGAGGTCAAGGCTGGCAAGGGAGGCACAAgaagaattacagaaaaaaagagagaaagaagaaaaattgaggAGGGAATATGAGAAAAAACTGAACCCTAAAACAAAAGAAGACTTTGAGCTACTGTACCATGACTTGGAAT TGTGGATGCAGGAGGAGACTGAGCGAATTAACAGAACTCTTACTGGAGCtaaaagaaaggcagcactTTGTGCACTTCTGGAAGAAGAGACACAGCTCATTGCTTGCATTGGGATGCACAAACTAAATGCCAATGTGGAGAATCAACAAAAAGCAATACTGCACTTTCTGGTTAAG TGTGCACAGCCCAGGAGGTGGAAAGCATTTGATGGAAAAATCACTGAAATGGATACACAGAACTCACTCCGTGGTAAAGAACTACTTGAAATCTACCGCAGCATTAACACAAGGGGCATCCCAAAAGATGAGAGAACATCTGTGCTGTTAACACTCAAATGGACAGTGAAG gaacaTGAATGTAAATTAACACAGGAAATAGTGGCATTAATTGACAGGGAAATTGATCTTATGTCAAGAGAGGTGAAAGAATGCAACTTGGAAGGACTGAGGAAAAGAATTTGTACATTATTTCTCCAGTACATCAAAATTCCAGAGTTTAACCCTCAGGTTGCTGGGTTAATTAAG gttcCACAAGATCCCTTAAAGCTTTATAAAAATGTTTACTTCTGTCATAGCTGCGAAAAGTACTTAGCACCTACTGAGTTTCCCATTCCTGCGAATTCCCACACTATTGGCAGATGTCGCTCATGTTACCAGCTTGATAATGAGGCTCGGCAACGAGAAGCATATTTCAAGTACAGACTTATACTAGAAAATCTCAGGAAGTCTGAAGTTGATTACCAGGATGATagtaaaattgttttcttagTTCAG CTTCCAGATATGCAGTACCTGATTGAGAACATATGGAACTGCCAGTCAgctctcagtgcctgcagtgACCTGTATGATTTGGTTATGGTCAGGTGGGATAAGCAGCATGAGTGGTCTCCATGGAACACTATTCTCCTCACTAAAGAAGAGGCAGATGCACATCTTAAGCTGTGTAACCTTCAGAAG acttATGAAGCTCCATTTATTTACAGAATAGAACAAAAGCATATCCGGGCAAAAAACTACTTTGCTCAGATTCCTGTGATGTCATCATTTTTGCATAGAAGTAGCAATCAGTCTAATGCaaattcctgcaaaaaaaaCATAGTTCTTTGA